A single window of Cygnus olor isolate bCygOlo1 chromosome 10, bCygOlo1.pri.v2, whole genome shotgun sequence DNA harbors:
- the LOC121075246 gene encoding 6-phosphofructo-2-kinase/fructose-2,6-bisphosphatase 4 isoform X3, with protein sequence MWDKEEDGQENAVPCSGDRFIQVCMTNCPTLIVMVGLPARGKTYISKKLTRYLNWIGVPTKEFNVGQYRRDLVKKYKSFEFFLPDNEEGLKIRKQCALAALNDVRQYLSEENGHVAVFDATNTTRERRETIYKFGEENGYKTFFVESVCVDPEVIAANIVQVKLGSPDYVDCSNDEATEDFMKRIECYKNSYETLDENLDKDLSYIKIMDVGRSYLVNRVMDHIQSRIVYYLMNIHVTPRSIYLCRHGESELNLKGRIGGDPGLSVRGKEFAKSLAQFINEQNIKDLKVWTSQMKRTIQTAEALGVPYEQWKVLNEIDAGVCEEMTYEEIQENYPLEFALRDQDKYRYRYPKGESYEDLVQRLEPVIMELERQENVLVICHQAVMRCLLAYFLDKPAEQLPYLKCPLHTVLKLTPVAYGCKVESIFLNVEAVNTHRDKPENVDISRPPEEALVTVPAHQ encoded by the exons ATGTGGGACAAAGAGGAAGATGGACAAGAAAAT gcAGTTCCTTGTAGCGGTGATAGATTCATACAAG tatgTATGACCAACTGCCCTACTCTGATTGTCATGGTGGGTCTGCCAGCAAGAGGAAAAACCTACATCTCGAAGAAGCTGACACGATATTTAAATTGGATTGGAGTGCCTACAAAAG AATTTAATGTCGGTCAGTATCGTCGAGATTTGGTGAAGAAATATAAATCTTTTGAATTCTTCCTGCCTGACAATGAAGAAGGCTTGAAAATCAGGAA acagTGTGCCTTAGCAGCGCTGAATGACGTCCGACAGTACCTCAGTGAAGAAAACGGGCACGTGGCT gTCTTTGATGCTACAAATACAACTCGAGAACGTAGAGAAACTATTTACaaatttggagaagaaaatgggtATAAG actttttttgttgAGTCAGTATGCGTAGATCCAGAGGTCATTGCTGCAAACATTGTG caaGTGAAGCTGGGTAGTCCAGATTATGTCGATTGTAGTAACGATGAAGCAACTGAAGATTTCATGAAAAGAATAGAATGCTACAAGAACTCGTATGAGACGTTAGATGAAAATCTTGACAA GGATCTTTCTTATATTAAAATTATGGATGTTGGAAGGAGTTACCTTGTGAACAGAGTGATGGATCACATCCAGAGCCGGATTGTCTACTACCTCATGAATATCCATGTGACTCCTCGGTCAATCTACCTCTGTCGACATGGAGAAAGTGAACTCAATCTGAAAGGGAGAATAGGAGGAGATCCTGGACTGTCTGTCAGGGGTAAAGAA tttgccAAGAGCTTGGCACAGTTTATTAATGAGCAAAATATCAAGGATCTGAAAGTTTGGACCAGTCAGATGAAAAGGACAATTCAGACTGCTGAAGCTTTGGGAGTGCCTTATGAACAGTGGAAGGTTTTGAATGAGATAGATGCA GGAGTGTGTGAAGAAATGACAtatgaagaaatacaggaaaattacCCACTTGAGTTTGCACTGAGAGACCAAGACAAATACAGATACAGATACCCTAAAGGAGAG TCCTATGAAGATCTTGTTCAGAGGCTGGAGCCAGTAATTATGGAACttgaaaggcaggaaaatgtGCTTGTCATATGTCACCAAGCTGTCATGCGCTGTTTGCTTGCATATTTTCTTGACAAGCCTGCAG AGCAACTGCCTTACCTGAAGTGCCCACTACATACTGTCTTAAAGCTAACCCCAGTGGCTTATG GATGTAAAGTAGAATCTATATTCCTGAATGTTGAAGCtgtaaacacacacagagataaACCTGag
- the LOC121075246 gene encoding 6-phosphofructo-2-kinase/fructose-2,6-bisphosphatase 4 isoform X4, protein MWGRRRPQGRHRRVCMTNCPTLIVMVGLPARGKTYISKKLTRYLNWIGVPTKEFNVGQYRRDLVKKYKSFEFFLPDNEEGLKIRKQCALAALNDVRQYLSEENGHVAVFDATNTTRERRETIYKFGEENGYKTFFVESVCVDPEVIAANIVQVKLGSPDYVDCSNDEATEDFMKRIECYKNSYETLDENLDKDLSYIKIMDVGRSYLVNRVMDHIQSRIVYYLMNIHVTPRSIYLCRHGESELNLKGRIGGDPGLSVRGKEFAKSLAQFINEQNIKDLKVWTSQMKRTIQTAEALGVPYEQWKVLNEIDAGVCEEMTYEEIQENYPLEFALRDQDKYRYRYPKGESYEDLVQRLEPVIMELERQENVLVICHQAVMRCLLAYFLDKPAEQLPYLKCPLHTVLKLTPVAYGCKVESIFLNVEAVNTHRDKPENVDISRPPEEALVTVPAHQ, encoded by the exons tatgTATGACCAACTGCCCTACTCTGATTGTCATGGTGGGTCTGCCAGCAAGAGGAAAAACCTACATCTCGAAGAAGCTGACACGATATTTAAATTGGATTGGAGTGCCTACAAAAG AATTTAATGTCGGTCAGTATCGTCGAGATTTGGTGAAGAAATATAAATCTTTTGAATTCTTCCTGCCTGACAATGAAGAAGGCTTGAAAATCAGGAA acagTGTGCCTTAGCAGCGCTGAATGACGTCCGACAGTACCTCAGTGAAGAAAACGGGCACGTGGCT gTCTTTGATGCTACAAATACAACTCGAGAACGTAGAGAAACTATTTACaaatttggagaagaaaatgggtATAAG actttttttgttgAGTCAGTATGCGTAGATCCAGAGGTCATTGCTGCAAACATTGTG caaGTGAAGCTGGGTAGTCCAGATTATGTCGATTGTAGTAACGATGAAGCAACTGAAGATTTCATGAAAAGAATAGAATGCTACAAGAACTCGTATGAGACGTTAGATGAAAATCTTGACAA GGATCTTTCTTATATTAAAATTATGGATGTTGGAAGGAGTTACCTTGTGAACAGAGTGATGGATCACATCCAGAGCCGGATTGTCTACTACCTCATGAATATCCATGTGACTCCTCGGTCAATCTACCTCTGTCGACATGGAGAAAGTGAACTCAATCTGAAAGGGAGAATAGGAGGAGATCCTGGACTGTCTGTCAGGGGTAAAGAA tttgccAAGAGCTTGGCACAGTTTATTAATGAGCAAAATATCAAGGATCTGAAAGTTTGGACCAGTCAGATGAAAAGGACAATTCAGACTGCTGAAGCTTTGGGAGTGCCTTATGAACAGTGGAAGGTTTTGAATGAGATAGATGCA GGAGTGTGTGAAGAAATGACAtatgaagaaatacaggaaaattacCCACTTGAGTTTGCACTGAGAGACCAAGACAAATACAGATACAGATACCCTAAAGGAGAG TCCTATGAAGATCTTGTTCAGAGGCTGGAGCCAGTAATTATGGAACttgaaaggcaggaaaatgtGCTTGTCATATGTCACCAAGCTGTCATGCGCTGTTTGCTTGCATATTTTCTTGACAAGCCTGCAG AGCAACTGCCTTACCTGAAGTGCCCACTACATACTGTCTTAAAGCTAACCCCAGTGGCTTATG GATGTAAAGTAGAATCTATATTCCTGAATGTTGAAGCtgtaaacacacacagagataaACCTGag
- the LOC121075246 gene encoding 6-phosphofructo-2-kinase/fructose-2,6-bisphosphatase 4 isoform X5, with the protein MWGRRRPQGRHRRVCMTNCPTLIVMVGLPARGKTYISKKLTRYLNWIGVPTKEFNVGQYRRDLVKKYKSFEFFLPDNEEGLKIRKQCALAALNDVRQYLSEENGHVAVFDATNTTRERRETIYKFGEENGYKTFFVESVCVDPEVIAANIVQVKLGSPDYVDCSNDEATEDFMKRIECYKNSYETLDENLDKDLSYIKIMDVGRSYLVNRVMDHIQSRIVYYLMNIHVTPRSIYLCRHGESELNLKGRIGGDPGLSVRGKEFAKSLAQFINEQNIKDLKVWTSQMKRTIQTAEALGVPYEQWKVLNEIDAGVCEEMTYEEIQENYPLEFALRDQDKYRYRYPKGESYEDLVQRLEPVIMELERQENVLVICHQAVMRCLLAYFLDKPAEQLPYLKCPLHTVLKLTPVAYGCKVESIFLNVEAVNTHRDKPENVGVDRSREEALRTVPNHL; encoded by the exons tatgTATGACCAACTGCCCTACTCTGATTGTCATGGTGGGTCTGCCAGCAAGAGGAAAAACCTACATCTCGAAGAAGCTGACACGATATTTAAATTGGATTGGAGTGCCTACAAAAG AATTTAATGTCGGTCAGTATCGTCGAGATTTGGTGAAGAAATATAAATCTTTTGAATTCTTCCTGCCTGACAATGAAGAAGGCTTGAAAATCAGGAA acagTGTGCCTTAGCAGCGCTGAATGACGTCCGACAGTACCTCAGTGAAGAAAACGGGCACGTGGCT gTCTTTGATGCTACAAATACAACTCGAGAACGTAGAGAAACTATTTACaaatttggagaagaaaatgggtATAAG actttttttgttgAGTCAGTATGCGTAGATCCAGAGGTCATTGCTGCAAACATTGTG caaGTGAAGCTGGGTAGTCCAGATTATGTCGATTGTAGTAACGATGAAGCAACTGAAGATTTCATGAAAAGAATAGAATGCTACAAGAACTCGTATGAGACGTTAGATGAAAATCTTGACAA GGATCTTTCTTATATTAAAATTATGGATGTTGGAAGGAGTTACCTTGTGAACAGAGTGATGGATCACATCCAGAGCCGGATTGTCTACTACCTCATGAATATCCATGTGACTCCTCGGTCAATCTACCTCTGTCGACATGGAGAAAGTGAACTCAATCTGAAAGGGAGAATAGGAGGAGATCCTGGACTGTCTGTCAGGGGTAAAGAA tttgccAAGAGCTTGGCACAGTTTATTAATGAGCAAAATATCAAGGATCTGAAAGTTTGGACCAGTCAGATGAAAAGGACAATTCAGACTGCTGAAGCTTTGGGAGTGCCTTATGAACAGTGGAAGGTTTTGAATGAGATAGATGCA GGAGTGTGTGAAGAAATGACAtatgaagaaatacaggaaaattacCCACTTGAGTTTGCACTGAGAGACCAAGACAAATACAGATACAGATACCCTAAAGGAGAG TCCTATGAAGATCTTGTTCAGAGGCTGGAGCCAGTAATTATGGAACttgaaaggcaggaaaatgtGCTTGTCATATGTCACCAAGCTGTCATGCGCTGTTTGCTTGCATATTTTCTTGACAAGCCTGCAG AGCAACTGCCTTACCTGAAGTGCCCACTACATACTGTCTTAAAGCTAACCCCAGTGGCTTATG GATGTAAAGTAGAATCTATATTCCTGAATGTTGAAGCtgtaaacacacacagagataaACCTGag
- the LOC121075246 gene encoding 6-phosphofructo-2-kinase/fructose-2,6-bisphosphatase 4 isoform X6 translates to MKDNCKPAKVCMTNCPTLIVMVGLPARGKTYISKKLTRYLNWIGVPTKEFNVGQYRRDLVKKYKSFEFFLPDNEEGLKIRKQCALAALNDVRQYLSEENGHVAVFDATNTTRERRETIYKFGEENGYKTFFVESVCVDPEVIAANIVQVKLGSPDYVDCSNDEATEDFMKRIECYKNSYETLDENLDKDLSYIKIMDVGRSYLVNRVMDHIQSRIVYYLMNIHVTPRSIYLCRHGESELNLKGRIGGDPGLSVRGKEFAKSLAQFINEQNIKDLKVWTSQMKRTIQTAEALGVPYEQWKVLNEIDAGVCEEMTYEEIQENYPLEFALRDQDKYRYRYPKGESYEDLVQRLEPVIMELERQENVLVICHQAVMRCLLAYFLDKPAEQLPYLKCPLHTVLKLTPVAYGCKVESIFLNVEAVNTHRDKPENVGVDRSREEALRTVPNHL, encoded by the exons tatgTATGACCAACTGCCCTACTCTGATTGTCATGGTGGGTCTGCCAGCAAGAGGAAAAACCTACATCTCGAAGAAGCTGACACGATATTTAAATTGGATTGGAGTGCCTACAAAAG AATTTAATGTCGGTCAGTATCGTCGAGATTTGGTGAAGAAATATAAATCTTTTGAATTCTTCCTGCCTGACAATGAAGAAGGCTTGAAAATCAGGAA acagTGTGCCTTAGCAGCGCTGAATGACGTCCGACAGTACCTCAGTGAAGAAAACGGGCACGTGGCT gTCTTTGATGCTACAAATACAACTCGAGAACGTAGAGAAACTATTTACaaatttggagaagaaaatgggtATAAG actttttttgttgAGTCAGTATGCGTAGATCCAGAGGTCATTGCTGCAAACATTGTG caaGTGAAGCTGGGTAGTCCAGATTATGTCGATTGTAGTAACGATGAAGCAACTGAAGATTTCATGAAAAGAATAGAATGCTACAAGAACTCGTATGAGACGTTAGATGAAAATCTTGACAA GGATCTTTCTTATATTAAAATTATGGATGTTGGAAGGAGTTACCTTGTGAACAGAGTGATGGATCACATCCAGAGCCGGATTGTCTACTACCTCATGAATATCCATGTGACTCCTCGGTCAATCTACCTCTGTCGACATGGAGAAAGTGAACTCAATCTGAAAGGGAGAATAGGAGGAGATCCTGGACTGTCTGTCAGGGGTAAAGAA tttgccAAGAGCTTGGCACAGTTTATTAATGAGCAAAATATCAAGGATCTGAAAGTTTGGACCAGTCAGATGAAAAGGACAATTCAGACTGCTGAAGCTTTGGGAGTGCCTTATGAACAGTGGAAGGTTTTGAATGAGATAGATGCA GGAGTGTGTGAAGAAATGACAtatgaagaaatacaggaaaattacCCACTTGAGTTTGCACTGAGAGACCAAGACAAATACAGATACAGATACCCTAAAGGAGAG TCCTATGAAGATCTTGTTCAGAGGCTGGAGCCAGTAATTATGGAACttgaaaggcaggaaaatgtGCTTGTCATATGTCACCAAGCTGTCATGCGCTGTTTGCTTGCATATTTTCTTGACAAGCCTGCAG AGCAACTGCCTTACCTGAAGTGCCCACTACATACTGTCTTAAAGCTAACCCCAGTGGCTTATG GATGTAAAGTAGAATCTATATTCCTGAATGTTGAAGCtgtaaacacacacagagataaACCTGag
- the LOC121075246 gene encoding 6-phosphofructo-2-kinase/fructose-2,6-bisphosphatase 4 isoform X2 has translation MAAASPSRELTQNPLQKTWEPYDNGLPAGHSAQRGVCMTNCPTLIVMVGLPARGKTYISKKLTRYLNWIGVPTKEFNVGQYRRDLVKKYKSFEFFLPDNEEGLKIRKQCALAALNDVRQYLSEENGHVAVFDATNTTRERRETIYKFGEENGYKTFFVESVCVDPEVIAANIVQVKLGSPDYVDCSNDEATEDFMKRIECYKNSYETLDENLDKDLSYIKIMDVGRSYLVNRVMDHIQSRIVYYLMNIHVTPRSIYLCRHGESELNLKGRIGGDPGLSVRGKEFAKSLAQFINEQNIKDLKVWTSQMKRTIQTAEALGVPYEQWKVLNEIDAGVCEEMTYEEIQENYPLEFALRDQDKYRYRYPKGESYEDLVQRLEPVIMELERQENVLVICHQAVMRCLLAYFLDKPAEQLPYLKCPLHTVLKLTPVAYGCKVESIFLNVEAVNTHRDKPENVGVDRSREEALRTVPNHL, from the exons ATGGCGGCGGCGTCGCCGTCGCGGGAGCTCACGCAGAACCCGCTGCAGAAGACGTGGGAGCCGTACGACAACGGGCTGCCGGCGGGGCACAGCGCCCAGCGCGGCG tatgTATGACCAACTGCCCTACTCTGATTGTCATGGTGGGTCTGCCAGCAAGAGGAAAAACCTACATCTCGAAGAAGCTGACACGATATTTAAATTGGATTGGAGTGCCTACAAAAG AATTTAATGTCGGTCAGTATCGTCGAGATTTGGTGAAGAAATATAAATCTTTTGAATTCTTCCTGCCTGACAATGAAGAAGGCTTGAAAATCAGGAA acagTGTGCCTTAGCAGCGCTGAATGACGTCCGACAGTACCTCAGTGAAGAAAACGGGCACGTGGCT gTCTTTGATGCTACAAATACAACTCGAGAACGTAGAGAAACTATTTACaaatttggagaagaaaatgggtATAAG actttttttgttgAGTCAGTATGCGTAGATCCAGAGGTCATTGCTGCAAACATTGTG caaGTGAAGCTGGGTAGTCCAGATTATGTCGATTGTAGTAACGATGAAGCAACTGAAGATTTCATGAAAAGAATAGAATGCTACAAGAACTCGTATGAGACGTTAGATGAAAATCTTGACAA GGATCTTTCTTATATTAAAATTATGGATGTTGGAAGGAGTTACCTTGTGAACAGAGTGATGGATCACATCCAGAGCCGGATTGTCTACTACCTCATGAATATCCATGTGACTCCTCGGTCAATCTACCTCTGTCGACATGGAGAAAGTGAACTCAATCTGAAAGGGAGAATAGGAGGAGATCCTGGACTGTCTGTCAGGGGTAAAGAA tttgccAAGAGCTTGGCACAGTTTATTAATGAGCAAAATATCAAGGATCTGAAAGTTTGGACCAGTCAGATGAAAAGGACAATTCAGACTGCTGAAGCTTTGGGAGTGCCTTATGAACAGTGGAAGGTTTTGAATGAGATAGATGCA GGAGTGTGTGAAGAAATGACAtatgaagaaatacaggaaaattacCCACTTGAGTTTGCACTGAGAGACCAAGACAAATACAGATACAGATACCCTAAAGGAGAG TCCTATGAAGATCTTGTTCAGAGGCTGGAGCCAGTAATTATGGAACttgaaaggcaggaaaatgtGCTTGTCATATGTCACCAAGCTGTCATGCGCTGTTTGCTTGCATATTTTCTTGACAAGCCTGCAG AGCAACTGCCTTACCTGAAGTGCCCACTACATACTGTCTTAAAGCTAACCCCAGTGGCTTATG GATGTAAAGTAGAATCTATATTCCTGAATGTTGAAGCtgtaaacacacacagagataaACCTGag
- the LOC121075246 gene encoding 6-phosphofructo-2-kinase/fructose-2,6-bisphosphatase 4 isoform X1 yields MAAASPSRELTQNPLQKTWEPYDNGLPAGHSAQRGVCMTNCPTLIVMVGLPARGKTYISKKLTRYLNWIGVPTKEFNVGQYRRDLVKKYKSFEFFLPDNEEGLKIRKQCALAALNDVRQYLSEENGHVAVFDATNTTRERRETIYKFGEENGYKTFFVESVCVDPEVIAANIVQVKLGSPDYVDCSNDEATEDFMKRIECYKNSYETLDENLDKDLSYIKIMDVGRSYLVNRVMDHIQSRIVYYLMNIHVTPRSIYLCRHGESELNLKGRIGGDPGLSVRGKEFAKSLAQFINEQNIKDLKVWTSQMKRTIQTAEALGVPYEQWKVLNEIDAGVCEEMTYEEIQENYPLEFALRDQDKYRYRYPKGESYEDLVQRLEPVIMELERQENVLVICHQAVMRCLLAYFLDKPAEQLPYLKCPLHTVLKLTPVAYGCKVESIFLNVEAVNTHRDKPENVDISRPPEEALVTVPAHQ; encoded by the exons ATGGCGGCGGCGTCGCCGTCGCGGGAGCTCACGCAGAACCCGCTGCAGAAGACGTGGGAGCCGTACGACAACGGGCTGCCGGCGGGGCACAGCGCCCAGCGCGGCG tatgTATGACCAACTGCCCTACTCTGATTGTCATGGTGGGTCTGCCAGCAAGAGGAAAAACCTACATCTCGAAGAAGCTGACACGATATTTAAATTGGATTGGAGTGCCTACAAAAG AATTTAATGTCGGTCAGTATCGTCGAGATTTGGTGAAGAAATATAAATCTTTTGAATTCTTCCTGCCTGACAATGAAGAAGGCTTGAAAATCAGGAA acagTGTGCCTTAGCAGCGCTGAATGACGTCCGACAGTACCTCAGTGAAGAAAACGGGCACGTGGCT gTCTTTGATGCTACAAATACAACTCGAGAACGTAGAGAAACTATTTACaaatttggagaagaaaatgggtATAAG actttttttgttgAGTCAGTATGCGTAGATCCAGAGGTCATTGCTGCAAACATTGTG caaGTGAAGCTGGGTAGTCCAGATTATGTCGATTGTAGTAACGATGAAGCAACTGAAGATTTCATGAAAAGAATAGAATGCTACAAGAACTCGTATGAGACGTTAGATGAAAATCTTGACAA GGATCTTTCTTATATTAAAATTATGGATGTTGGAAGGAGTTACCTTGTGAACAGAGTGATGGATCACATCCAGAGCCGGATTGTCTACTACCTCATGAATATCCATGTGACTCCTCGGTCAATCTACCTCTGTCGACATGGAGAAAGTGAACTCAATCTGAAAGGGAGAATAGGAGGAGATCCTGGACTGTCTGTCAGGGGTAAAGAA tttgccAAGAGCTTGGCACAGTTTATTAATGAGCAAAATATCAAGGATCTGAAAGTTTGGACCAGTCAGATGAAAAGGACAATTCAGACTGCTGAAGCTTTGGGAGTGCCTTATGAACAGTGGAAGGTTTTGAATGAGATAGATGCA GGAGTGTGTGAAGAAATGACAtatgaagaaatacaggaaaattacCCACTTGAGTTTGCACTGAGAGACCAAGACAAATACAGATACAGATACCCTAAAGGAGAG TCCTATGAAGATCTTGTTCAGAGGCTGGAGCCAGTAATTATGGAACttgaaaggcaggaaaatgtGCTTGTCATATGTCACCAAGCTGTCATGCGCTGTTTGCTTGCATATTTTCTTGACAAGCCTGCAG AGCAACTGCCTTACCTGAAGTGCCCACTACATACTGTCTTAAAGCTAACCCCAGTGGCTTATG GATGTAAAGTAGAATCTATATTCCTGAATGTTGAAGCtgtaaacacacacagagataaACCTGag